A region from the Persephonella sp. genome encodes:
- a CDS encoding segregation/condensation protein A gives MFDEKREKHPFDIVLKLMINGEIDPWNVDIVELADKYLQEIKKMHIPDLRLASKALSAAALLLKMKADALDLGEEEDSSQKSGRKRIFGIKRFYTIDEIAHVLKKYIAPVIEFKPKRKYTRRKPYRRKPKTLEIPLFHATLEETIEALEKEFQNLEGFITLSELNHQNKAQAFVALLFLNYEGVINIYQDEEFGEIYIQKNDQKLRKIA, from the coding sequence GATAAACGGGGAGATAGATCCATGGAATGTGGATATAGTTGAGCTTGCAGACAAATACCTTCAGGAAATAAAAAAGATGCATATTCCTGATCTGAGACTTGCGTCAAAAGCCCTGTCAGCTGCCGCACTCCTTCTAAAAATGAAAGCAGACGCACTTGATCTTGGAGAAGAAGAAGACAGCAGTCAAAAATCAGGAAGAAAAAGGATCTTTGGTATAAAAAGGTTCTACACAATTGACGAAATAGCCCATGTTTTGAAAAAATATATCGCCCCTGTTATTGAGTTCAAGCCAAAAAGAAAATACACAAGAAGAAAGCCTTACAGAAGAAAACCTAAAACCCTTGAGATACCACTTTTTCACGCAACCCTTGAAGAAACTATAGAAGCCCTTGAAAAGGAGTTTCAAAACCTTGAGGGCTTTATAACCCTTTCTGAACTTAACCACCAGAATAAAGCACAGGCATTTGTTGCCCTTCTTTTCCTTAACTACGAAGGTGTAATCAACATATATCAAGATGAGGAATTTGGAGAGATATATATCCAGAAAAATGATCAAAAACTCCGTAAGATTGCCTGA